In Haloarcula salinisoli, one genomic interval encodes:
- a CDS encoding TrmB family transcriptional regulator gives MDDDELTEVLEDAGLSPYQAEAYVALLGLGTASATDIADASEVPDPRIYDVLRDLESKGYIETFQQDSLTARAHDPQGVLENLRSQSSKYLDAASDIEERWNEPEMTDHEVSIVKRFDTVLKRAKELISSAEQQIQLGVDTEQFRALRSELAAAHDRGVNIKLSICTTPDDDIPDGAEIEGTCTEARHRDIPSPFLVLVDRRWTCFAPHQQSVNEYGVLVNDRTHTYLFHWFFLTCLWEIWETVYTIRTPETPTTYVDLRHAVRDLEPILGKGATVQARVQGYETETKEPVDLTGRVVDIDYTGSSMGRQEPVPLAQLAGRITLTLEADGEVYDIGGWGAVLETIEATEITITDVRYD, from the coding sequence ATGGACGACGACGAACTGACCGAGGTACTGGAAGACGCCGGCCTCTCCCCCTATCAGGCGGAGGCCTACGTCGCGTTGCTGGGACTTGGCACGGCCTCTGCGACGGATATCGCGGATGCCTCCGAGGTACCGGACCCGCGGATTTACGACGTGTTGCGGGACCTCGAATCGAAGGGATACATCGAGACCTTCCAGCAGGACTCGCTCACGGCGCGGGCCCACGACCCCCAGGGTGTCCTCGAGAACCTCCGGTCGCAGTCGAGCAAGTATCTCGACGCCGCGTCGGACATCGAGGAGCGGTGGAACGAGCCGGAGATGACCGACCACGAGGTGAGCATCGTCAAACGGTTCGACACGGTGCTCAAGCGGGCCAAAGAACTCATCTCGTCGGCGGAACAGCAGATTCAGCTCGGCGTCGACACCGAGCAGTTCCGCGCGCTCCGGTCGGAACTGGCCGCGGCCCACGACCGGGGCGTCAATATCAAGCTCAGCATCTGTACGACTCCCGACGACGACATCCCCGACGGCGCGGAGATAGAGGGCACCTGCACCGAGGCCCGCCATCGGGATATCCCCTCCCCGTTCCTGGTGCTGGTCGACCGTCGCTGGACCTGCTTTGCGCCCCACCAACAGTCCGTCAACGAGTACGGCGTCCTCGTCAACGACCGCACGCACACCTACCTGTTCCACTGGTTTTTCCTGACCTGTCTCTGGGAGATATGGGAGACGGTGTACACGATTCGGACGCCCGAGACGCCGACGACCTACGTGGACCTGCGCCACGCGGTCCGTGACCTGGAACCGATTCTGGGGAAGGGCGCGACGGTCCAGGCACGTGTCCAGGGGTACGAGACAGAGACCAAAGAGCCGGTCGACCTGACCGGGCGGGTCGTCGACATCGACTACACCGGGAGTTCCATGGGCCGACAGGAGCCAGTGCCGCTGGCCCAGCTGGCGGGCCGTATCACGCTCACTCTCGAAGCCGACGGCGAAGTGTACGACATCGGCGGCTGGGGGGCCGTCCTCGAGACCATCGAAGCCACCGAAATCACGATAACCGACGTCCGATACGACTAG
- a CDS encoding Gfo/Idh/MocA family protein, whose product MTDTPLDIGVLGYRFMGKAHANAFARLPMFFEDAPEVNREVIVGRDEDALADAAERLGFERTATDWRDVVEEVDVFYNLGPNHVHAEPSIAALEAGTPTFCEKPLAPTLDDARAMADAASDAGVPAGVAFNYRFVPAIQYAKNLIDAGELGELHHFRGRYLQDWLVDPEAPWSWRNDAEMAGSGALGDLGAHTIDLARFLVGDISEVSGHLRTFVDERPVDGSDETKPVTVDDAYSAQVDFENGVMGTLEASRFANGRKNDHTIEIEGSKGSLRFSLERLNELELLREDSRGYETILVTDAEDPYVDHWWPPGHVIGWEHTFVHENYEFLSAVAEGGAYEPSFDDGLAVQRVLDAVERSDERGERVVVN is encoded by the coding sequence ATGACCGATACACCACTCGACATCGGCGTGCTGGGCTACAGATTTATGGGAAAGGCCCACGCGAACGCATTCGCGCGGCTCCCGATGTTCTTCGAGGACGCCCCCGAGGTGAACCGCGAGGTCATCGTCGGCCGCGACGAGGACGCGCTGGCCGACGCCGCCGAGCGGCTCGGGTTCGAACGCACCGCGACCGACTGGCGCGACGTGGTCGAGGAGGTGGACGTGTTCTACAACCTCGGGCCGAACCACGTCCACGCCGAGCCGTCTATCGCCGCCCTGGAGGCCGGAACGCCGACCTTCTGCGAGAAACCGCTCGCGCCGACACTCGACGACGCCCGGGCGATGGCCGACGCGGCGAGTGACGCCGGGGTCCCAGCCGGCGTCGCGTTCAACTATCGGTTCGTCCCGGCCATCCAGTACGCGAAGAACCTCATCGACGCGGGCGAACTCGGTGAGCTACACCACTTCCGCGGGCGCTACCTGCAGGACTGGCTCGTCGACCCCGAGGCGCCGTGGTCCTGGCGCAACGACGCCGAGATGGCCGGCAGCGGAGCGCTGGGCGACCTCGGTGCCCACACCATCGACCTCGCGCGGTTCCTCGTCGGCGACATCTCGGAGGTGTCCGGTCACCTCCGGACTTTCGTCGACGAGCGGCCTGTGGACGGGAGCGACGAAACGAAGCCGGTCACCGTCGACGACGCCTATAGCGCGCAGGTCGACTTCGAGAACGGCGTGATGGGAACCCTGGAGGCCTCCCGCTTTGCCAACGGCCGAAAGAACGACCACACCATCGAGATAGAGGGCTCGAAGGGGAGCCTGCGGTTCTCGCTGGAGCGGCTGAACGAACTGGAACTGCTGCGCGAGGACTCCCGTGGCTACGAGACGATTCTGGTCACCGACGCCGAGGACCCCTACGTCGACCACTGGTGGCCGCCGGGCCACGTCATCGGCTGGGAGCACACGTTCGTCCACGAGAACTACGAGTTCCTCTCGGCGGTCGCCGAGGGCGGAGCCTACGAGCCGAGCTTCGACGACGGGCTGGCGGTCCAGCGAGTCCTCGATGCCGTCGAGCGAAGCGACGAGCGCGGCGAGCGGGTCGTCGTGAATTAA
- a CDS encoding glycoside hydrolase family 13 protein, with translation MTDTPQQTSHPVPPDERTWWKESVVYQIYPRSFADSDGDGIGDIPGIIERLDHVADLGVDVIWLNPVYESPQRDNGYDISDYRSIHHEYGTMADWEELLAQVHERDMRLVMDLVVNHTSVDHEWFQRSRRGDPEYEDYYIWREAEGEGPPNNWESFFGGSAWSYDEVREAYYLHLYDESQPDLNWRNPAVRQDIFDTMAWWLEKDIDGFRMDVINLLSKAPGLPDGDPDSEWVGAEHFVDGPRILDYLAAMDEQVLSNYDILTVGEMPRLTVETAREYAGEDGPLDMAFHFQHTKLDYDGDERWSVGDWDLPELKEITRRWHDGLADDGWNALYWENHDQPRVVSRYGDPEEYHRESATLLGTYILTRSGTPYVYQGQELGMTNAQWEDRESLADVDARRTARELLDSEQHDSFEDIADIVGYRSRDNARTPMQWDDSEHAGFTEGDPWLQVNSNYEQINVAAAREGDSVREYYRSLIDLRTEYDAFVYGTYSDLHPDHERLAAYTQTLEHPDGRVSERMLSVLNFSDTTASVDLSTTVENADLLLSNYDRDTIGPTSDHEPYEARIYRLE, from the coding sequence ATGACCGACACACCACAACAGACCAGCCATCCCGTCCCCCCGGATGAGCGCACGTGGTGGAAAGAGTCGGTCGTCTACCAGATATATCCGCGGAGCTTCGCCGACAGCGACGGGGACGGCATCGGTGACATCCCCGGCATCATCGAGCGGCTGGACCACGTCGCCGACCTGGGCGTCGACGTCATCTGGCTGAACCCGGTGTACGAGTCACCACAGCGGGACAACGGCTACGACATCAGCGACTACCGCTCTATCCACCACGAGTACGGGACGATGGCCGACTGGGAGGAACTGCTCGCGCAGGTCCACGAGCGGGATATGCGACTGGTGATGGACCTCGTGGTCAACCACACCTCCGTCGACCACGAGTGGTTCCAGCGGTCTCGTCGCGGTGACCCTGAATACGAGGATTACTATATCTGGCGCGAGGCCGAGGGTGAGGGGCCGCCGAACAACTGGGAGTCATTCTTCGGGGGCTCGGCCTGGTCGTACGACGAGGTACGCGAGGCATACTATCTCCATCTCTACGACGAATCCCAGCCCGACCTGAACTGGCGGAATCCGGCGGTGCGACAGGATATCTTCGATACGATGGCGTGGTGGCTGGAGAAGGATATCGACGGCTTCCGGATGGACGTCATCAATCTGCTCTCGAAGGCTCCGGGGTTGCCCGACGGTGACCCCGACAGCGAGTGGGTCGGTGCCGAACACTTTGTCGACGGTCCGCGGATACTCGACTATCTGGCGGCGATGGACGAGCAGGTCCTCTCGAACTACGACATCCTCACCGTCGGCGAGATGCCACGGCTGACCGTCGAGACAGCCCGTGAGTACGCCGGCGAGGACGGCCCGCTGGACATGGCGTTTCACTTCCAGCACACCAAACTGGACTACGACGGCGACGAGCGCTGGAGCGTCGGCGACTGGGACCTGCCGGAGCTCAAGGAGATAACCCGTCGGTGGCACGACGGGCTCGCCGACGATGGCTGGAACGCCCTCTACTGGGAGAACCACGACCAGCCCCGGGTGGTCTCTCGCTACGGCGACCCGGAGGAGTACCACCGCGAGTCGGCGACGCTGCTTGGAACCTATATCCTGACCCGCTCCGGGACGCCCTACGTCTACCAGGGCCAGGAGCTGGGCATGACGAACGCCCAGTGGGAGGACAGAGAGAGCCTGGCCGACGTCGACGCCAGACGCACGGCCCGGGAGCTGCTCGACTCCGAACAGCACGATTCCTTCGAGGACATCGCCGATATCGTCGGCTACCGGTCGCGGGACAACGCCCGGACGCCGATGCAGTGGGACGATAGCGAACACGCCGGCTTCACGGAGGGAGACCCGTGGCTCCAGGTCAACAGCAACTACGAACAGATAAACGTCGCCGCCGCCCGGGAGGGCGACTCCGTCAGGGAGTACTACCGGTCGCTCATCGACCTTCGAACCGAGTACGACGCGTTCGTCTACGGCACCTACAGCGACCTCCACCCGGACCACGAGCGCCTCGCCGCCTACACGCAGACGCTCGAACACCCCGACGGCCGCGTCAGCGAGCGGATGCTCTCGGTCCTTAACTTCTCGGATACGACAGCGTCGGTGGACCTCTCGACGACGGTCGAGAACGCCGACCTGCTACTCTCGAACTACGACCGGGACACGATTGGGCCCACCAGTGACCACGAGCCATACGAGGCCCGTATCTACCGGCTGGAGTAA
- a CDS encoding glycoside hydrolase family 13 protein — MNEQRAWWKEAVVYQIYPKSFADSDGDGVGDLQGVIDRLDYVASLGVDVIWLNPVYESPQHDNGYDISDYRAIHEAYGTMEDWERLLEEVHAQDMKLIMDLVVNHTSTDHEWFQRSRRDEDGYREYYIWHEGEEPPNNWSSGFGGSAWEYDDEVGTQYLHLFDETQADLNWDDEAVREDVYEMMNWWLEKGIDGFRMDVINMVSKPEGLPDGDPDKDWVGIEQFTNGPDAVEYLGEMAEATYDDYEAMTVGECVNVDPETASDYVSAEGPMDMLFHFEHMSVDHGDRWLSPSEWELTDLKAVMSEWQTDLDGWNSLYLTNHDQPRIVSRFGDDGEYRRESAKLLGTLLFTLSGTPYVYQGQELGMTNYPWSSLDELDDLQSIGKVEAAIESGEIDEFEDVQQAVRDKSRDNARTPMQWDDGEHAGFTDGEPWLPVNSNYEEINVAAAEADPNSVLHYYRDLVELRTDHEVLVYGDYNLLLPDHESVWAYRMELDDDAVLVALNVDDTETSVTLDDAARTEELLCSNYDPPSETDAALTLRPYEARVYRLEEA; from the coding sequence ATGAACGAACAGCGAGCCTGGTGGAAGGAGGCAGTCGTCTACCAGATATATCCGAAGAGTTTCGCGGACAGCGACGGCGACGGTGTCGGCGACCTCCAGGGCGTCATCGACCGACTGGACTACGTCGCCTCGCTGGGCGTCGACGTCATCTGGCTGAATCCGGTGTACGAGTCGCCACAGCACGACAACGGGTACGACATCAGTGACTACCGGGCCATCCACGAGGCCTACGGGACGATGGAAGACTGGGAGCGACTCCTCGAGGAAGTCCACGCCCAGGACATGAAACTCATCATGGACCTCGTGGTCAACCACACCTCGACCGACCACGAGTGGTTCCAGCGGTCCCGCCGCGACGAGGACGGCTACCGCGAGTACTACATCTGGCACGAGGGTGAGGAGCCACCGAACAACTGGTCGAGCGGTTTCGGCGGCTCGGCCTGGGAGTACGACGACGAGGTCGGCACACAGTATCTCCACCTGTTCGACGAGACGCAGGCGGACCTGAACTGGGACGACGAGGCCGTCCGCGAGGACGTCTACGAGATGATGAACTGGTGGCTGGAGAAGGGTATCGACGGCTTCCGCATGGACGTCATCAACATGGTCTCCAAACCTGAGGGGCTCCCCGACGGCGACCCCGACAAAGACTGGGTCGGTATCGAACAGTTCACAAACGGCCCCGACGCCGTCGAGTATCTCGGCGAGATGGCCGAGGCGACGTACGACGACTACGAGGCGATGACCGTCGGGGAGTGTGTCAACGTCGACCCGGAGACCGCGAGCGACTACGTCAGCGCCGAGGGGCCGATGGATATGCTCTTTCACTTCGAACACATGTCCGTCGACCACGGCGACCGGTGGCTCTCGCCCTCGGAGTGGGAGCTCACCGACCTCAAAGCCGTTATGTCGGAGTGGCAGACCGACCTCGACGGCTGGAACTCGCTGTATCTGACCAACCACGACCAGCCCCGCATCGTCTCGCGCTTCGGCGACGATGGCGAGTACCGCCGTGAGTCCGCCAAACTGCTGGGCACGCTCCTGTTTACGCTCTCGGGGACACCCTACGTCTACCAGGGCCAGGAACTGGGGATGACGAACTATCCGTGGTCGAGCCTGGACGAACTCGACGACCTCCAGTCCATCGGCAAGGTCGAGGCTGCCATCGAGTCCGGCGAGATAGACGAGTTCGAGGACGTGCAACAGGCCGTCCGGGACAAGTCACGGGACAACGCCCGGACGCCGATGCAGTGGGACGACGGTGAACACGCCGGCTTCACCGACGGCGAGCCCTGGCTCCCGGTCAACTCCAACTACGAGGAGATCAACGTGGCGGCCGCAGAGGCCGACCCGAATTCGGTGCTGCACTACTATCGCGACCTCGTGGAGCTGCGTACGGACCACGAAGTCCTGGTATACGGTGACTATAACCTTCTGCTTCCGGACCATGAATCGGTGTGGGCCTACCGGATGGAGCTGGACGACGACGCCGTTCTGGTGGCCCTGAACGTCGACGACACCGAGACATCGGTGACCCTCGACGACGCGGCCCGGACCGAGGAACTGCTGTGCTCGAACTACGACCCGCCGAGCGAGACGGACGCCGCGCTGACACTGCGCCCATACGAAGCGCGCGTCTACCGATTGGAGGAAGCATGA
- the gfcR gene encoding transcriptional regulator GfcR, with product MKNIDDLVESAADLAERGLSKGEIADELNVSRETASWLVERSGTGAAPKEVPKSGPHDIHVDWSALGRDSSRLHHIGCAMADLLSKQGEDVDLTIGIEKAGAPLATTVARELDTDLGTYAPSKHQWDDDESDTSDGSFSRNFAQIRDRDCYVVDDTITSGNTMSETVEAIQQQGGNPVACVVLADKRGIEDIHGVPVYSLLQVIRVGSEESSS from the coding sequence ATGAAGAACATCGACGACCTCGTCGAGAGTGCAGCGGACCTCGCCGAGCGGGGGCTCTCCAAGGGTGAAATCGCCGACGAACTGAACGTCTCACGGGAGACAGCGAGCTGGCTGGTCGAGCGCAGCGGCACCGGCGCGGCACCGAAGGAGGTCCCCAAGAGCGGACCCCACGACATCCACGTCGACTGGTCCGCACTGGGCCGAGACAGCAGCCGCCTCCACCACATCGGCTGTGCGATGGCCGACCTGCTCTCGAAACAGGGCGAAGACGTCGACCTCACCATCGGTATCGAGAAGGCCGGCGCGCCGCTGGCGACGACAGTCGCGCGGGAACTGGACACCGACCTCGGGACCTACGCCCCCTCGAAACACCAGTGGGACGACGACGAGAGCGACACGTCCGATGGCTCGTTCTCCCGTAACTTCGCCCAGATTCGCGACCGGGACTGCTACGTCGTCGACGACACCATCACCAGCGGCAACACGATGTCCGAGACGGTCGAGGCCATCCAGCAACAGGGCGGCAACCCCGTCGCCTGCGTCGTGCTGGCCGACAAACGCGGCATCGAGGACATCCACGGCGTCCCGGTGTACTCGCTGTTGCAGGTCATCCGGGTGGGCAGCGAGGAATCCTCGAGCTAG
- a CDS encoding histidine kinase N-terminal 7TM domain-containing protein, protein MEPTLLVYQGVLVVVCIATGGVAVRAWRRREEPGAAYLAVMNVGIVFWTLFTLLPTFLGASPWSFVSLRLVIVFVTVGVFGLFAFTLEYTGRGEYLTRRTLAVLSVQPILTTVVVLTNGYHELMWTETALDPTAVYGVVRTFQAGFLVHTLYSYALLVVAVYMLGLFAVRSDFLYQKQVVAFLFAIFVPWIGNVLYIFTPVQYDLSQVGFAVTGISLGYAITSVGFLDITPVARNRVVETLQAAVFVIDTDGRLVDINDQGRQLLGVGERSVTGEPVSALLDPFPETAALVESITTARTDATFETTLNGRTFTVRISPLYDQRDLLAGRVVLVNDVTEQVQQQRELRQRNEQLDRFASVVSHDLRNPLTVASGKLELFRQTRDDDYLSDIDDSLHRMERLISDVLTLTRTGGDDIELTPVSIGAVAQAAWSNVETDASTLEVVGEWTLPAKRTLLMQLFENLFRNSVEHGSTGNRDAPCPDDSVEHGSTGSRPGADDAVEHNRDPVTVTVGPLGDGFFVEDDGVGIPESERADLFDEGVSGTDAGTGLGLMIVDQVASVHGWETTVTASQDGGARFEIQSAR, encoded by the coding sequence ATGGAGCCGACACTCCTGGTATATCAGGGTGTCCTCGTCGTCGTCTGCATCGCGACCGGCGGCGTCGCCGTGCGAGCGTGGCGCCGGCGGGAGGAACCGGGCGCCGCGTACCTGGCTGTGATGAACGTCGGTATCGTCTTCTGGACGCTGTTTACGCTCCTCCCGACGTTTCTCGGGGCGTCGCCGTGGTCGTTCGTCTCCCTCAGACTCGTCATCGTGTTCGTGACCGTCGGCGTCTTCGGCCTGTTCGCGTTCACGCTGGAGTACACCGGTCGGGGCGAGTATCTCACACGACGGACGCTCGCCGTCCTGTCCGTCCAGCCGATACTGACTACCGTCGTCGTGCTCACGAACGGCTACCACGAACTCATGTGGACCGAGACGGCGCTGGACCCGACGGCGGTGTACGGCGTGGTGCGGACGTTCCAGGCTGGGTTCCTGGTGCATACGCTGTACTCCTACGCCTTGCTCGTCGTGGCGGTGTATATGCTCGGCCTGTTCGCGGTGCGGTCGGATTTCCTCTACCAGAAGCAGGTCGTCGCGTTCCTGTTTGCCATCTTCGTCCCCTGGATCGGGAACGTCCTCTACATCTTCACCCCCGTCCAGTACGACCTCTCGCAGGTGGGCTTTGCCGTCACAGGTATCTCGCTGGGGTATGCCATCACCTCCGTCGGCTTCCTGGATATCACGCCAGTCGCCCGCAACAGGGTCGTCGAGACGCTCCAGGCAGCGGTGTTCGTCATCGACACGGACGGCCGACTCGTCGATATCAACGACCAGGGGAGACAGCTGCTCGGGGTCGGCGAGCGGTCGGTCACCGGTGAGCCGGTCAGCGCGTTGCTCGACCCGTTCCCGGAGACGGCGGCGCTCGTCGAAAGCATCACGACCGCGAGGACAGACGCGACCTTCGAGACGACGTTGAACGGCCGGACCTTCACCGTCCGCATCTCCCCGCTGTACGACCAGCGTGACCTGCTGGCCGGCCGGGTCGTCCTCGTCAACGACGTCACCGAACAGGTCCAACAGCAACGTGAGCTCCGACAGCGGAACGAACAGCTCGACCGGTTCGCCAGCGTCGTGAGCCACGACCTCCGGAACCCACTGACGGTGGCCTCTGGCAAACTCGAACTGTTCAGACAGACCCGCGATGACGACTATCTCTCCGATATCGACGACTCGCTACATCGGATGGAACGGCTCATCTCGGACGTGCTCACGCTGACCCGGACCGGTGGGGACGATATCGAACTGACGCCGGTGTCCATCGGTGCGGTGGCACAGGCAGCCTGGAGCAACGTCGAGACCGACGCCTCGACGCTCGAGGTCGTCGGGGAGTGGACGCTCCCGGCCAAGCGGACACTCCTCATGCAGCTGTTCGAGAATCTGTTTCGCAACTCGGTCGAGCACGGCTCGACTGGCAATCGGGACGCGCCGTGTCCCGATGACAGCGTGGAACACGGTTCCACGGGCAGTCGGCCGGGGGCCGACGACGCCGTCGAGCACAACCGCGACCCGGTGACGGTGACGGTCGGGCCACTCGGCGACGGCTTTTTCGTCGAAGACGACGGCGTCGGTATCCCCGAGTCCGAGCGAGCCGACCTTTTCGACGAAGGCGTCTCCGGAACCGACGCGGGGACGGGGCTCGGCCTGATGATAGTCGACCAGGTCGCGAGTGTCCACGGCTGGGAGACGACCGTGACGGCCAGCCAGGACGGCGGCGCACGGTTCGAGATACAGTCAGCACGTTGA
- a CDS encoding sugar phosphate isomerase/epimerase family protein, which translates to MDIGVLTVPLGDQPLEDALSYLDGIGVDAVEIGCGGYPGSDHLDRGELLDDEAAQAELHDLLEDHGMRVSALATHNNPLHPDDDRAETADTELREAITLADQLDVNTVTCFSGLPAGGPNDEVPNWVTAPWPQEHADAHDYQWDVATEYWSDLAAHAAHHGVDVAIEMHPNMLVYEPHGMLELRDATNEYVGANFDPSHLYWQGIDVPAAIRLLGEHGAIHHFHAKDTKVYDDRAREKGVLDTTPYTHEPDRSWLFRSIGYGHGEGHWKDVVSTLRMVGYDGALSIEHEDSLTSAREGLEKAVDVLDRAVFETQPGDAYWAE; encoded by the coding sequence ATGGATATTGGTGTGCTGACAGTCCCGCTCGGTGACCAGCCACTCGAAGACGCCCTCTCGTACCTCGACGGTATCGGCGTCGACGCCGTCGAAATCGGTTGTGGTGGCTACCCAGGGTCGGACCACCTCGACCGCGGCGAACTACTGGACGACGAGGCCGCACAGGCGGAGCTGCACGACCTGCTCGAGGACCACGGGATGCGAGTGAGCGCGCTCGCGACGCACAACAACCCGCTCCATCCCGACGACGACCGGGCCGAGACGGCCGACACCGAACTTCGGGAGGCCATCACGCTGGCCGACCAGCTCGACGTGAACACCGTCACGTGCTTCTCGGGGCTGCCCGCCGGCGGCCCGAACGACGAGGTCCCCAACTGGGTCACCGCGCCCTGGCCCCAGGAACACGCCGACGCCCACGACTACCAGTGGGACGTCGCGACGGAGTACTGGAGTGACCTGGCCGCCCACGCCGCTCACCACGGCGTCGACGTGGCCATCGAGATGCATCCCAACATGCTCGTCTACGAGCCCCACGGCATGCTGGAACTGCGCGATGCGACTAACGAGTACGTCGGCGCGAACTTCGACCCCTCGCATCTGTACTGGCAGGGCATCGACGTGCCCGCGGCCATCAGACTGCTGGGCGAACACGGTGCCATCCACCACTTCCACGCCAAGGACACCAAGGTGTACGACGACCGTGCCCGCGAGAAGGGCGTCCTCGATACGACACCGTACACCCACGAGCCCGACCGCTCGTGGCTGTTCCGCTCTATCGGCTATGGCCACGGCGAGGGCCACTGGAAGGACGTGGTCTCCACGTTGCGGATGGTCGGCTACGACGGCGCCCTCTCCATCGAGCACGAGGACTCCCTGACGAGCGCTCGGGAAGGGCTGGAGAAGGCCGTCGACGTGCTGGACCGGGCCGTCTTCGAGACGCAACCGGGCGACGCCTACTGGGCCGAATAA
- a CDS encoding M24 family metallopeptidase, producing the protein MSLTARLDAYLERLDLAAIWFARPNSFAWLTGGGDNVVDRGGDIGVGAVGYDGDGLTVVTDDIEAPRLREEELAADVEVESYVWHEDDLASAVAEASPSPAAADFDVPGFEGLDASALRQPLTERQQASYRELSAEVAAAVETVARRVDESATERVVAAALQAELAGAGIDSPVVLVGGAERAQQYRHYTPKAEPLGEYALLSVTAERDGLYTSCTRTVAFDAPDWLHDRTEAAMRVEATALAATRAVGRDEGTAGDVFGAIRDAYDAVGWEGEWRNHHQGGAAGYAGREWIATPDSDERVVLPQGYAWNPTVQGAKSEDTHLVTTDGIELLSATGEWPTERVEAVGYDSAVERHAVLER; encoded by the coding sequence ATGTCACTCACCGCCCGACTCGACGCGTATCTGGAGCGACTGGACCTCGCCGCGATATGGTTCGCGCGACCGAACAGCTTCGCCTGGCTGACCGGGGGCGGCGACAACGTCGTCGACCGTGGTGGCGATATCGGTGTTGGGGCGGTGGGTTACGACGGCGACGGACTCACGGTCGTCACGGACGATATCGAGGCCCCCCGGCTTCGCGAGGAGGAACTCGCCGCCGACGTCGAGGTCGAGAGCTACGTCTGGCACGAGGACGACCTGGCGTCGGCCGTCGCCGAGGCGAGTCCGTCGCCGGCCGCCGCCGACTTCGACGTGCCTGGCTTCGAAGGCCTGGACGCGTCGGCGCTTCGACAACCCCTGACCGAGCGCCAGCAAGCGTCCTACCGGGAGCTGAGTGCTGAGGTCGCAGCGGCGGTCGAGACGGTCGCTCGGCGGGTCGACGAGTCGGCTACCGAGCGGGTCGTCGCGGCGGCACTCCAGGCGGAACTCGCTGGGGCTGGCATCGACTCGCCGGTCGTCCTCGTCGGCGGGGCCGAGCGGGCACAGCAGTACCGCCACTACACCCCGAAAGCGGAGCCGCTGGGCGAGTACGCCCTGCTCTCGGTGACCGCCGAGCGCGACGGTCTCTACACCAGCTGTACCCGCACCGTCGCGTTCGACGCGCCCGACTGGCTCCACGACCGGACCGAAGCGGCGATGCGGGTCGAAGCCACGGCGCTGGCCGCGACGCGGGCCGTGGGCCGCGACGAGGGCACTGCCGGGGACGTGTTCGGAGCTATCCGGGACGCGTACGACGCCGTCGGGTGGGAGGGCGAGTGGCGGAACCACCACCAGGGCGGCGCGGCGGGCTACGCTGGCCGGGAGTGGATAGCCACGCCCGACAGCGACGAGCGCGTCGTCCTCCCCCAGGGGTACGCCTGGAACCCGACCGTCCAGGGCGCCAAGAGCGAGGACACCCATTTAGTCACCACCGACGGCATCGAACTGCTCTCTGCAACGGGCGAGTGGCCGACCGAGCGCGTCGAGGCAGTCGGGTACGACAGCGCCGTCGAGCGACACGCCGTGCTCGAGCGATGA